The sequence AGAGCACCTGCCGGAGGCGGTATCCGGCGCAACCGCGGCATTCCTCGAGCGCACGTCACTCGGGATCCTGATCGACGGGCAGTGGCGCGAGCCGGCTGACGGCACGACGTTCGAGACCCTCGACCCCGCCACCAACCATGTGCTCGCGACGGTCTACGAGGGCGGCGCGGCGGACGTCGAGGCGGCCGCTCGCAGCGCGCGCGCGGCGTGGCGGGGGCCGTGGACCCGCAAGATCAGCCCGACGGCGCGCGAGCACCTGCTGCACGCGATCGCGGAGAAGATCGACGCCCATGCCGACGAGCTCGCCGAGCTCGAGGCGCTCGACCAGGGAAAGCCGCTCGCCCACGCGCGCCAGGACGTGCGCGCGGCCGCCGACTGCTTCCGCTACTACGCTGGCTGGCCGACCAAGATCGCAGGCGACATCAACCCGTCCCGTTCGCGCGTCTTCTCGTACACCCTCCGCGAGCCGGTCGGGGTCTGCGGCGCGATCGTGCCCTGGAACTTCCCTATCGTCATCGCCGCGTGGAAGACGGCGCCGGCGCTGGCCTGCGGCAACGCCGTGATCCTCAAGCCGGCCGAGGAGACGCCACTGTCGGCGCTGCGCATGGCCGAGCTCGCGCTCGAGGCGGGGTTGCCCCCAGGCGTCCTCAACGTCGTCTGTGGCGGAGGGCCGACGACCGGCGCGGCGCTGGTGGACTGCCCGCTGGTGGACAAGATCAGCTTCACGGGCTCGACCGAGACCGGGCGCGAGATCGTCCGCCGCTCGGCCACCGGCCTCAAGCGCCTGACCCTGGAACTGGGAGGCAAGTCGGCCAACGTGATCCTGGACGACGCCGACGTCGAGGCCGCGGCCGCGCAGAGCGCCATCGCCGCGTTCCACAACTCAGGGCAGGTGTGCACCGCCGGCACCCGCGTGCTCGTCTCGAGCGCGCGTCACGACGAGTTCGTCGAGCGGCTGACCGACCAGATCGGCCGCCTCAAGGTGGGCGGCGCCTTCGAGGCCGACGTCAACCTCGGGCCGATCGTCTCCCGGACGCAGCTCGACCGGGTGATGGGCTACATCGAGATCGGCCGCGAGGAGGGCACCGAGGTGGTCACGGGCGGTAGGCGCTTGACGGACGGCGCACTCGCCGCGGGCAACTTCGTCGCGCCGACGCTGCTCGACGCCGTACGCAACGACATGCGTGTCGCGCGCGAGGAGATCTTCGGCCCGGTCGTCGGCGTCGTCACCTTCGACACGCTCGAGCAGGCGGTCGACACCGCCAACGAGAACGACTACGGCCTCGCGTCGTACGTGTGGACGCGCGATCTCAGCCGGGCGCATCAGCTCGCGCGCGAGATCCGCGCCGGGATCGTCTGGGTCAACGGCCTCGTCGGCCTCGACGGCACCGTGTCCTTCGGCGGCTTCAAGCAGTCCGGGTACGGGCGCGAGCTGGGCCCGCAGGCGATCGACGCCTACACGGAGACCAAGAGCGTCTTCATGTTGCTCTCGTGAACGGAAGGAGCTGAGATGCAGATCCGCATGGCTGCCGGCCCAGGCGGTCCTGAGCCCTCGGTCCTCGACGCGCTCGAGTTCAAGTCCTTTTCGCTCAGCGTCGACCGAGGGCTGGACCTGGAGGCGATCCGCTCGACCGGCGGCCCGGTGCGGCTGGAAAGCGACGACCAGGCCTGGGTCAGCTCGGCCTGGCTGCTCGGCCAGGAGCCGTACGCGAGCGACGCGTCGGCGCGCGAGGGCGTCGAGAAGATGGTGGATTTCGCCCGCAAGCGCGGGTGGATGGACGACGAGCGCGGCGAGATCGCCGCGCACGTCGAGCGCGGCTAGCAACGACGGGAGGACTCTCGACCATGGGCATCACTCGCATCGACAACGTCGGCGTCGCGGTGCGCGACGTCAACGCGACCGCACGGTTCTTTAAGGACAGACTCGGCCTGAACGTCGAGCTGTACGTTGAGTCGGAACCGCCGTCGGCGATGGTCCACGTCGGCGACCAGTACCTGTACGTGTTCCAGACGACCAACGGCGCCGACGGCGACCGCCGGTCCTCGGAGCTGGTCGACAACCCGCGAGGGCTCGATCACGTCTCCTTCACGGTCGAGGACGTCGACGCCACGTACGCCGAGCTGCGGGATCGCGGGGTTCAGTTCGAGGGCGAGCCGGCCACCGTC comes from Streptosporangiales bacterium and encodes:
- a CDS encoding VOC family protein, with product MGITRIDNVGVAVRDVNATARFFKDRLGLNVELYVESEPPSAMVHVGDQYLYVFQTTNGADGDRRSSELVDNPRGLDHVSFTVEDVDATYAELRDRGVQFEGEPATVQEWRMRMVAFRDPDGNSLFLVQSL
- a CDS encoding aldehyde dehydrogenase family protein produces the protein MPEAVSGATAAFLERTSLGILIDGQWREPADGTTFETLDPATNHVLATVYEGGAADVEAAARSARAAWRGPWTRKISPTAREHLLHAIAEKIDAHADELAELEALDQGKPLAHARQDVRAAADCFRYYAGWPTKIAGDINPSRSRVFSYTLREPVGVCGAIVPWNFPIVIAAWKTAPALACGNAVILKPAEETPLSALRMAELALEAGLPPGVLNVVCGGGPTTGAALVDCPLVDKISFTGSTETGREIVRRSATGLKRLTLELGGKSANVILDDADVEAAAAQSAIAAFHNSGQVCTAGTRVLVSSARHDEFVERLTDQIGRLKVGGAFEADVNLGPIVSRTQLDRVMGYIEIGREEGTEVVTGGRRLTDGALAAGNFVAPTLLDAVRNDMRVAREEIFGPVVGVVTFDTLEQAVDTANENDYGLASYVWTRDLSRAHQLAREIRAGIVWVNGLVGLDGTVSFGGFKQSGYGRELGPQAIDAYTETKSVFMLLS